From the genome of Procambarus clarkii isolate CNS0578487 chromosome 81, FALCON_Pclarkii_2.0, whole genome shotgun sequence:
aacatggccaccattaacataatagaaagagcagcttctgttgctagcaggaatggatctggactactaattatgggagacttcaaccatgggaagatagattggaagaacagagacccgcatggaggaccagaaacatggagagctaagctgctggacgtggcaacaagaaactttctaagccagcataccaaagagccaacaagaatgagaggagaagatgaaccagcaatgcttgatttgatatttaccctaaatgaatgggatataagggaagttaagatggaagcgcccttgggaatgagtgaccacagtgtattgaactttgagtacctggtagagctaggacttatctcccccccaaaaagaactaggaatcaaaaggctggcataccgaaaggggaattatgaacagatgagaagtttcctaagtgaaataccttgggacacagacctcagagacaagtctgtacagggtatgatggactatgttacccaaaagtgtcaggaggcagtaaacaggttcatcccggcccaaagggaaaaatccgagaagcaacataagaatccatggtataatagggcatgtatggaagcgaagaaactgaacaaaaaggcgtggaggaacttccggaataacagaacaccagaaagcagggagagataccagagaaccaggaatgagtacgtcagggtgagaagagaagcagagaaaaattttgaaaatgatatagcaaacaaagccaagaccgaaccaaagctactccacagtcacatcagaaggaaaacaacagtgaaagaacaggtattgaaacttagaacaggcgaggacaggtatacagagaatgacagagaggtgtgtgaggaactcaacaagaggttccaggaggtcttcacaatagaacagggtgaggtcactgtgctagaagaaagggaggtaaaccaggcggccttggaggagttcgaaattacgagagaggaggtcaagagacacctgctggatctggatgttagaaaggcggttggtccagatgggatctcaccatgggtactgaaagagtgtgcagaggcactttgcttgccactctccatagtgtatagtaaatcactagagacgggagacctaccagaaatatggaagacggcgaatgtggtcccaatatacaaaaagggcgacagacaagaggcactgaactacaggccagtgtccttgacttgtataccatgcaaggtgatggagaagatcgtgagaaaaaacctggtaacacatctggagagaagggacttcgtgacaaatcgccaacatggattcagggagggtaaatcttgccttacaggcttgatagaattctacgatcaggtgacacagattaagcaagaaagagagggctgggcggactgcattttcttggattgtcggaaagcctttgacacagtaccgcataagaggctggtacataagctggagagacaggcaggtgtagctggtaaggtgctccagtggataagggagtatctaagcaataggaagcagagagttacggtgaggggtgagacctccgattggcgtgaagtcaccagtggagtcccacagggctctgtactcggtcctatcttgtttctgatatatgtaaatgatctcccggagggtatcgattcatttctctcaatgtttgcggacgatgctaaaattatgagaaggattaaaacagaagaggactgtttgaggcttcaagaagacctagacaagctgaaggaatggtcgaacaaatggttgttagagtttaacccaaccaaatgtaatgtaatgaagataggtgtagggagcaggaggccagatacaaggtatcatctgggagaggaaattcttcaggagtcagagaaggaaaaagacttgggggttgatatcacgccagacctgtctcctgcagcacatatcaagcggataacatcagcggcatatgccaggctggccaacatacgaacggcattcagaaacttgtgtaaagaatcattcagaactttgtataccacatatgtcaggccaatcctggagtatgcagccccagcatggagtccatatctagtcaaggataagactaaactggaaaaggttcaaaggtttgccaccagactagtacccgagctgagaggtatgagctacgaggagagactacgggaattaaacctcacttcgctggaagacagaagagttaggggggacatgatcaccacattcaagattctgaaggggattgatagggtagacaaagacagtctatttaacacaaggggaacacgcacaaggggacacaggtggaaactgagtgcccaaatgagccacagagatattagaaagaacttttttagtgtcagagtggttgacaaatggaatgcattagggggtgatgtggtggaggctgactccatacacagtttcaaatgtagatatgacagagcccgataggctcaggaatctgtacacctgttgattgacggttgagaggcgggaccaaagagccagagctcaacccccgcaaacacaactaggtgagtacaactaggtgagtacacacacacacacacacacacacacacacacacacacacacacacacacacacacacacacacacacacacacacacacacacacacacacacacacacacaacttggacTATCTAAATATTAATTAACGATCAAACCATTATCGAGGGTGAGCCGTAATAAGCCGTGGTCACGTCTTAgagtgtgccagtagcagtgtgtTGAATACCAGCATCCGAGAACCTCTTGAGACAGCAGCTCACCGTCTTATTTTTAGTGCAAGATCTTGAGTGGTTCCTTGTGTGTGGAGAACAATTATACGCCATCGCGACAGGCACTGTCAAGTATCACTGTTAAGTATCACACCCCCATGGAGGACAAGAACGTGGAGGACAAGAACGTGGAGGACAAGAACTTGGAGGACAAGAACGTGGAGGACAAGAACGTGGAGGACAAGAACGTGGAGGACAAGAACGTGGAGGACAAGAACTTGGAGGACAAGAACGTGGAGGACAAGAACGTGGAGGACAAGAACGTGGAGGACAAGAACGTGGAGGACAAGAACTTGGAGGACAAGAACGTGGAGGACAAGAACGTGGAGGACAAGAACGTGGAGGACAAGAACGTGGAGGACAAGAACGTGGAGGACAAGAACTTGGAGGACAAGAACTTGGAGGACAAGAACGTGGAGGACAAGAACGTGGAGGACAAGAACGTGGAGGACAAGAACGTGGAGGACAAGAACGTGGAGGACAAGAACGTGGAGGACAAGAACATGGAGGACAAGAACATGGAGGACAAGAACATGGAGGACAAGCAATAATAAACATGGAGCCAAGAGACCGGCCGGGATTTATTAAACATGTACAGGTTaaacgaaacctgtatatctttgttgaccaaaccacactagaaagtgaatagacgacgacgtttcggtccgtcctgcaccattctcaagtcgattgttcggtccaggacggaccgaaacgtcccttcactttctagtgtgtggtctggtcaacatatttcagccacgttattgtgactcctcgtctggacATCTTTCCGTAatcatggcggctgtgtttacagtCATTAAACAATTTATGAGCTGCGGAGTCCTTATaaggttaaatgaacaaatccacaagggccgtgacgagggttcgaacctacgtccgagattatcccagacgctgccttaatcgactgagctacgacagggtcaaAAGAAAACAACCATTACAAGGTTGTTTAAAACAATAATAACATTAAGTTGTGAGATTTTGAAGCATGTAGCTTCTTGTAATACATGTAAACAAAGACGCCATTATTAAGGAAAGATGCAGAGATTTCGTACATGGTTGTGTGAATTGGGTGATGGCTCGGGACGCAGCTGGACTTGTATTTggactttttttttgtttatataatgGAGCGAGCGGATGTGTGGGTATTGATATGGCCCGGAGTGCAGGTTCATGTGTCCTTGGTCGTGGTTCCGGCtctgggggtagtgtgtgtgtgtgtgtgtgtgtgtgtgtgtgtgtgtgtgtgtgtgtgtgtgtgtgtgtgtgtgtgtgtgtgtgtgtactcccttaCTGGCCCCTGCACGGTTGACCTTCAGCTCTTGGACACCACCATTCCACTCGCCAGTTGTCAACGTAACGGCTAACGATCTAACATTTTGTCATATCTGGTCGGTACGTTCTTCCAATTATTCTACTTTTACGCTGACACATAGTTATCTATCTATGGTTGATGTGTGTCAAGCTTCCGTCCATGCCGTCTAGTTATATTGGTATCCATTGTGAACACTTCCTCTTTTTCCACTGTCAATCCCCTAGGTATTATATATATCTCCgtcatgtctctctgtctctgtctgtctgtctgtctgtctctctctctctctctctctctctctctctctctctctctctctctctctctctctctgtctgtctgtctgtctgtctgtctgtctgtctgtctgtctgtctgtctgtctgtctgtctgtctgtctgtctgtctgtctgtctgtctctctctctctctctctctctctctctctctctctctctctctctctctctctctctctctctctctctctctctctctccccctccctctccctctccctgtccctctccctctccctctccctctctctctccctctccctctccctctccctctccctctctctctccctctccctctccctctccctctccctctccctctccctctccctctccctctccctctccctctctctctccctctccctctccctctccctctccctctcccttttaGCCACATTTAGCCCATCTATTACAGTCTCgttatgctccacacctcaccgaCCCCCCATGCTTACATCTGTACATTTTCACGTCGCCCACAATGTATTGGCTTCCACGAGGGGACAACAGAGGCTTAGGGCTGCCCATAAGCGCCTGAGGTGGCCACATAATCTGCTGTGTACAAATCTGTCAGTGATGACGAGGGCGTCAGTCCGGTGAAACACCCCATGTGGAGCTGTCGTGATTGTACACCTGTCACTCCTCACTCCGGGTCTCCAAGGGTCCCCATGGGGTCTCCGGGTCTCCAAGGGTCCCCATGGGGTCTCCGGGTCTCCAGGGGTCCCCATGGGGTCTCCGGGTCTCCAAGGGTCCCCATGGGGTCTCTGGGTCTCCAAGGGTCCCCATGGGGTCTCCGGGTCTCCAAGGGTCCCCATGGGGTCTCCGGGTCTCCAAGGGTCCCCATGGGGTCTCCGGGTCTCCAAGGGTCCCCATGGGGTCTCCGGGTCTCCAAGGGTCCCCATGGGGTCCCCGGGTCTCCAAGGGTCCCCATGGGGTCTCCGGGTCTCCAAGGGTCCCCATGGGGTCTCCGGGTCTCCAAGGGTCCCCATGGGGTCTCCGGGTCTCCAAGGGTCCCCATGGGGTCTCCGGGTCTCCATGGGTCCCCATGGGGTCTCCGGGTCTCCAAGGGTCCCCATGGGGTCCCCGGGTCTCCAAGGGTCCCCATGGGGTCTCCGGGTCTCCAAGGGTCCCCATGGGGTCTCCGGGTCTCCAAGGGTCCCCATGGGGTCTCCGGGTCTCCAAGGGTCCCCATGGGGTCCCCGGGTCTCCAAGGGTCCCCATGGGGTCTCCGGGTCTCCAAGGGTCCCCATGGGGTCTCCGGGTCTCCAAGGGTCCCCATGGGGTCCCCGGGTCTCCAAGGGTCCCCATGGGGTCTCCGGGTCTCCAAGGGTCCCCATGGGGTCTCCGGGTCTCCAAGGGTCCCCATGGGGTCTCCGGGTCTCCAAGGGTCCCCATGGGGTCTCCGGGTCTCCAAGGGTCCCCATGGGGTCCCCGGGTCTCCATGGGTCCTGTCCCCTCATAAATCTCACAATACACCTCTGTGTGTGAGTATGATGATGAATGGGAATAATAAGATTGTGGGCTTTGCTTCAAACTGCATCACAACAGATGAATATGTTTACTTTTATATATGCGACTCCGGGTATGATAAGTTTGCGTATATAGAATATAGGTTTTTCCCCTCTACTTATTGTTGCTTGTCGTGTGTTTGTGGCTGGAGCGTCACACGTGGCAGCATGCCGTCACTTGTCACCTGTTGACGGGTTAGAGCCGTCACCTGTCACCTGTTGACGGGTTAGAGTCGTCACGTGTCACCTGTTGACGGGTTAGAGCCGTCACCTGTCACCTGTTGACGGGTTAGAGTCGTCACGTGACACTTATTGACGGGTTAGAGCCGTCACTTGTCACCTGTTGACGGATTAGAGCCGTCACGTGTCACCTGTTGACGGATTAGAGCTGTCACCTGTCACCTATTGACGGATTAGAGCCGTCACCTGTCACCTGTTAACGGGTTAAAGCCCGTACTTCAAATCTACCCGTCACACGCCTTGGGCCCCAAACCTGgacaaggaggggggaggggagggaacgaCTGGGCACTGATTTttaagtgtcccccccccccgtgttcacCCCCAAGCAGTAATTGGGAGGTCTTGGACGTAAAATAGCAGGATAAGGCTTAAGATAAGCTGTGAGATGGGGGGAGAGCGATCTAAGCCTACCAACACGTCAGTAGTCACGGgttcctgtccccctgtccccctgtCTCCCCCTGTCCACAGTACCACCCTCGGTCACCAGGGACCTCGCCAATCTCGTGGCGTTTCTGACGGAATCAACCAATTCGTTAACAATGGAACAGGTTAGACTAATTAAAGCATCGTAATAAAGACGACGGTTATATATTTTTCGGCTGCTGCTGTCACGGTGGCTTGTTgacgggtgttgggggggggggggtgatgctgtCAAGACAGGAGTCTTGACGGTCTGTGTGGAGACAGGAGTCTTGACGGTCTGTGGGGAGACAGGAGTCTTAAATGGTCTGTGTGGAGACAGGAGTCTTGACGGTCTGTGGGGAGACAGGAGTCTTAAATGGTCTGTGTGGAGACAGGAGTCTTGACGGTCTGTGGGGAGACAGGAGTCTTAAATGGTCTGTGGGGAGGACATATTAGAGTAGGGTTTATATTGTGAATACTCCGAGAGTTAATTCAcagtgtgttgtattgtgtttctGGAGTGGTGTTGACAGCAACACTAAAGTGTCGCCTCACAAGAGTAAGCCTCACATTAAACACTTACAGGTGCTATAAGAGTAAGTTTAAGACTGGCATCTTATTGACAGAGTTCCCAAATTTTGAGGTTTTTATCTCGAAAGGATTTTGTTCATCTGTAAGAAAACTCTTGAAATGGGTAAAGGTCTTGTCTTGGCGGTACATAGACGGGCCATACATGGTGGTCAGTTTACaccctggcaccccccccccccacaacacccccccctggcacccacaacaccatcccctcctggcacccacaacaccaccctcctggcacccacaacaccacccttctggcacccacaacacccccacctggcacccacaacaccccccccctggcacccacaacacccccaccctgacacccacaacaccccccctgacacccacaacacccccccccccccctgacacccactacacccccaccctggcacccactacacccccctggcacccacaacacccccccctgacacccacaacacccccccctgacacccactacacccccaccctggcacccactacacccccctggcacccacaacacccccacatccCTCCCCTGgcgcccacaacacccccccctcaccattgTGGTGTATGTGAGGGGGTATAAaccaacacctgtgtgtgtgttgcgtgtgtgttaCTCGCGTCCAGTTTgactgtgtgtgtttgagtgtttgTGTGGGGGCGCGATACCTTGAATTACAAAGACTGGTATTTGCATATTCTTTCCTTGTGGACAGTTTTCACCTGACTTATTAGGGGGTATATAATATTTTCCATGTAAACTTtacctttacgggctcaccatagcccgtgctacatggacactccgtcctgaatagctaaatctttaacaacaacaaacttTACCTTCCCTCTTGTGTCTGTTACATTTAGAGCGTTTTTTCTGTTTTTTAATACTCTACGATTTTTTTTTGCTCAGAATCTTCCTTATATTCGGTCAGTATTTGCGTATTTTCCTATACAGTTTCCATACTATAGTTTCCTATactatgactccatacacagtttcaaatgtagatatgacagagcccagtaggctcaggaatctgtacacctgttgattgacagttgagaggcgggaccaaagagccagagctcaacccctgcaagcacaactaggtgagtacacacacacggaccaGGGAAGGGGGCATGACACAGCGAGGCAGGGGGGCGGGGCATGACACAACGAGGCAGGGGGCGGGGCATGACACAACGAGGCAGGGGGGCGGGGCATGACACAGCGAGGCAGGGGGGCAGGACATGACACAGCGAGGCAGGGGGCGGGGCATGACACGACGAGGCAGGGGGGCGGGGCATGACACAGCGAGGCAGGGGGGCAGGGCATGACACAGCGAGGCAGGGGGCGGGGCATGACACAACGAGGCAGGGGGACGGGGCATGACAcaaagaggcagggggggggggggcattacaCAGCGAGGCAGGGGGCGGGGCATGACACagcgaggcaggggggggggcggggcatgaCACAGCGAGGCAGGGGGGGCAGGGCATGACACAGCGAGGCAGGGGGGCGGGGCATGACACAACGAGGCAGGGGGGGCATGACACAACGAGGCAGGGAGCGGGGCATGACACagcgaggcaggggggggggcggggcatgaCACAACAAGGCAGGGAGAGCGGGGCATGACACAACGAGGCAGGGGGGCGGGGCATGACACAGCGAGGCAGGGGGGGGCGGGGCATGACACAACGAGGCAGGGGGGCATGACACAGCGAGGCAGGGGGGCGGGGCATGACACAGCGAGGCAGGAGGGCGGGGGCATGACACagcgaggcaggggggggggcggggcatgaCACAGCGAGACAGGGGGGCGGGGCATGACACAGCGAGGCAGGGGGGCGGGGCATGACACAGCGAGGCAGGGGGGCGGGGCATGACACAGCGAGGCAGGGGGGCGGGGCATGACACAACGAGGCAGGGGGGGCATGACACAACGAGGCAGGGGGCGGGGCATGACACAACGAGGCAGGGGGGCGGGGCATGacacagcgaggcagggagagcggGGCATGCCACAGCGAGGCAGGGGGGCGGGGCAtgacacagtgaggcaggggGCGGGGCATGACACAGCGAGGCAGGGGGGCGGGGCATGACACAGCGAGGCAGGGGGGCCGGGCATGACACAGCGAGGCAGGGGGGCGGCCGGGCTAGCTACACGAGACAGCCC
Proteins encoded in this window:
- the LOC123773073 gene encoding DNA ligase 1-like, which gives rise to MEDKNVEDKNVEDKNLEDKNVEDKNVEDKNVEDKNVEDKNLEDKNVEDKNVEDKNVEDKNVEDKNLEDKNVEDKNVEDKNVEDKNVEDKNVEDKNLEDKNLEDKNVEDKNVEDKNVEDKNVEDKNVEDKNVEDKNMEDKNMEDKNMEDKQ